The region TTTCTCCGTAAGATGTTTATTCATTGCCTCAGGAGAAAGCCAACCATAGGGTCCGATTTTTTCGCCTACTTCATCTAATACATCTTCTCGTTTCCCATTATGAATCAAACCTAGGTCACTAATTTTCCATCTTTTTATCCCAGTATTATTTGTGGTGAATAGTAAAATATTATCTGGTTTGATATCTCTATGGAAAATTGTCTTACCATGTAATTGTTTCACAGCTCGCATAATATCAATACAGATACCTATGCGAGACTGACTATCTAAATCGGTGGTTGAAAGAATAAATTCTTTCAGGTCAGTTTCAGCTTTTTCCATAATAAAGTATGGAAAATTATTCGATCCAACTTTCAACTCCCCCTCATTATAAAACTCTACTATATTTGGGAAGCTTTCTGCTTTGGCAATTTTAAGTGCTTCTACCTCTTGATCAAATCTCGCGTTCCTTTTCCTATTAAACTGATAGTTTGTTCTATCATAAGTGTTTAATCCTCTTATTTCCTTTGGTGTTAATAAAGGTAAGCGTGGATATTTAGAAAACTTTATTACTCTGTCTATATTTTCGTCTGCATCATGAACAATAAAAACACTAGAATTTCCTCCTTTAGATTTCGAGGAGGTGTTACTTAAGCTTCTAATTGAATAAACTTTGTTCTTTACTTCAATTATATCCTTCCTAGGATCGTTTGAAAGGAAAACGCCACTTTTACCTGACCTCATTCTAGAATACTATTGGAGCCTTCCTCTTATTATTAATAGAAGTAGGATTGATTGTTAAATAATCTTGGACATGTAATGAGTCAGTTTCATCAAGATCATAAAAGTCTAAAATTTCTTCCTGAGTCTCATTTAACGTTTCAGAATTGTTAGTAAGTAACTCTTCAAAAAAAGCAAGGCGTGCTCCTCGAGCTTCAGAAGAATTAGATTGACTTACACAATTAAAAGCATATTCTTGCAGAGCAATGCAATCATCATTAGATGGTAAGATATCTGGTCCAATGACGACTAAAATTTTGTAAAAAGTTACCAATTCCTCATAGTCCATATCCTTAACTCTTTTCAAAAATCCAAAAAGGGTATAAAAGTCATTTTTCTGTTTATACCTTGTTTTATTAATAGGATAGATGTTATTGAACTTTTGAACAATCCTAAGAAGTTCAAAGAAGTCGTTTTTTAAAGAATTAGCCTCTTCGCGAGTTTCAACTACATCATATAACTTATCTGCATATTTCTTTTTGTCCGTAATGTCGTACTTTATTTGAGCGACTAATTCCGAAATAAAATCAACATCAATCATCCTTTCAGTTGCTGCATCACTGAATAGGTTTAAAGAGTTAAAGTCTTGGCTTTCGGCTAAACTTTCAACAAGCTCTAAAAATATGCTATTAGCTTTTTGAGCTTTAAGCTTTTCTTGCCTGTTTAGTTTTGAACCGTAATTATTTACCCTGTAATAAAAGTCTTCGATTGTATCATCATCACTTTTACCAATAACTACAACAGAGATTTTATAATCTAAGATTTCTTTGGGATTTTGTTCATCAAAATATTCTTTGTTAAGGTCTGGATACAATTTTTTAACATACCCTATTAATGTACGGGTTCTTTGTTGACCATCAACCATATCATAAACTTCATTATCCTGCTTATGCAAGAAAAACGCAGGTAATGGGTACCCAATCTTAATTGAATCAATCAACCTTTTTTTTGCTTGTAATGTCCAAATATCATTTCGTTGATATGAAGGAGATAAGTTTAATTTCTCGTCTTCGTACAATCTGATAAGGTCGTTCACAGACCATTCTAATGTGGTATAGTTCATGAAAGTTAAATAAAACAAGCAGCACAGCCTTCACTTTCCGAATCATCCAAAATATCTAGAAGATACTGTGATTTAGTAGCTGTAGCGCGCTCTTGGCGT is a window of Pontibacter kalidii DNA encoding:
- a CDS encoding protein kinase domain-containing protein produces the protein MRSGKSGVFLSNDPRKDIIEVKNKVYSIRSLSNTSSKSKGGNSSVFIVHDADENIDRVIKFSKYPRLPLLTPKEIRGLNTYDRTNYQFNRKRNARFDQEVEALKIAKAESFPNIVEFYNEGELKVGSNNFPYFIMEKAETDLKEFILSTTDLDSQSRIGICIDIMRAVKQLHGKTIFHRDIKPDNILLFTTNNTGIKRWKISDLGLIHNGKREDVLDEVGEKIGPYGWLSPEAMNKHLTEKTDLLHDCIIDEFSDVFQLGKVFWFIFQGNVPIGQINLEDFHLDFNEKVYLFRVIKGMLEYNKARRTKISQLEEELDLLAHEFGV
- a CDS encoding DUF262 domain-containing protein, whose product is MNYTTLEWSVNDLIRLYEDEKLNLSPSYQRNDIWTLQAKKRLIDSIKIGYPLPAFFLHKQDNEVYDMVDGQQRTRTLIGYVKKLYPDLNKEYFDEQNPKEILDYKISVVVIGKSDDDTIEDFYYRVNNYGSKLNRQEKLKAQKANSIFLELVESLAESQDFNSLNLFSDAATERMIDVDFISELVAQIKYDITDKKKYADKLYDVVETREEANSLKNDFFELLRIVQKFNNIYPINKTRYKQKNDFYTLFGFLKRVKDMDYEELVTFYKILVVIGPDILPSNDDCIALQEYAFNCVSQSNSSEARGARLAFFEELLTNNSETLNETQEEILDFYDLDETDSLHVQDYLTINPTSINNKRKAPIVF